A region of the Myxococcus stipitatus DSM 14675 genome:
CCAGCATCGTCAACCGGACGACGGACCCCTTCCGCCAGGCGCCTCCCGCGCACCAGGGCACGGTGGGCGCCGTCAACCAGGTGCTGGGTGGGGTGCTAGGGGTCATCAACGCGCCGGTGGAACTGCTCAACACCGGGTTCGCCCTGGCGACAGCTCCGCTCGCCGCGCTCTTCCCCGCGCTGCCGGCCGCCACCCTGACCGCGCTTCATGTCGGGCTTCCGCACCCGCATGCCCATCCGCCCAGCCTCATCGTTCCCGCGCCGCCCATCCCTCTCCCCAGCCTGGGCGCGGTGATGCTCAGCGGCTGCATGTCCGTGCTCATCAACGGACTGCCCGCGGCTCGGGCGGGTGACGTGGGGCTGGCGGTGACGTGCGGCAGCTTCATGCCCCCGCTCGAGGTCTTCACGGGCTCCAGCAAGGTCTTCATCGGCGGCTCCCGGGCCGCGCGCATGGGGGACATCACCAAGCACTGCACCCCTTCGACGGGCGGCGGGGCCCTGACGAAGATGCAGAAGGTGATGGCCGTGGCGAGCAAGGTGATGGCCGGCGCCGGCATGGTGTCGGGGGCGCTCAGTGTGGCGACGGCGGCGATGGACTCGGCGAACTCGAGCGCCGAGGCAGCGGCGGCGGCCGCCGCGGATGACGCCAATGCCGCGGCGGCCAGTGCGTCCGCCGCCGCGGGTCAGGCGATAGGTGCCGGCGTGGCCGCGGCGCAGCTCGCCGCCGATGCCGCCGCCATGGTCATGTCCATGATGGTGGGCAAGGACCCAGGCCTCGTCCCGGACTTCGGCGCCATCGTCGTGGGCCATCCGAACGTGCTCATCGGCGGCTTCCCGATGCCGTCCTGGAGCGATGTGGCGGAGGGCATGAAGAAGCTCGTGGCCGGCCTGCGCCGAGGCGTCCGAGGCGGCCGCCGACAGGGCCGGCTCTTCTGTGCGAGCTGCATGTAGAGGCCCCCGCCGCTTCACCTGGAGTACGCCCCGACCCGAGACATCCGCTCGCGGGCCGTCCCCCGCGAGACAGGGCACCCGGGCCGTCCTCCCCCCAACACCGGGCTGGTACGACGACTTGGTACCGAAGTCCTTGCGGCGGCGCGTCGCACCCGGTATAGGGGGCCGGTACTTCACGGCCAGGTAGCTCACCTGGTTAGAGCGGCGGTCTCATAATCCGCAGGTAGTCAGTTCAAGTCTGACCCTGGCCACTGCCCCGGAGTCACTCTCCCGAGTGATTCCGGGGTTTTTATTTTCAGGCCCCTGCATCCACCCGCCCAAGCAAGCGGGAAGGCCCCGCCCCGCTCCGGCGCACCCAGGCGGGAAGCCGGACTCGCTCCCCACCCGAGCCCCGCGTCACCTCACGAGTCGTAACCCGTGTACCCCTGGAGCACGATGACCGTGCGGCTCGCCGGGTAGTACAGCACCGCGAACCGGTTGAACTCGTGGCAGTTGTGGCATGGCACTTCACTCGTGGCGAACCACGCCTGGACCTCGCCCCCACCCGCGTAGGCGTCAATGGCCGTCAGCAGCGCCGCGCCATCCCCGTAGCCGCTGTCACTCAGGAACACGCTCTGCGCCAGCCCCGCCCGGTTCGTGACCGTCCCGTCCCCGAATCCCGGCATGTCCCTGTACTCGGCGGACCACTGGAGCTGCTCGAAGACCCCCTGCAGCGTCGGCGGCGACTGCGGGCACTGCGGCGTCGAGTACGCCTCGATGGGCTTCAGCCCGTACCACACGCCCCCGTTGGACCCGACGTTCCACGCCAACCGCGCCGGCTCCAGCGAGGTCGCATCACGCGGCTCCAGCGAGAGGGCCTGCGGCGCCGTCTCCGCGCAGACGTCATTCACATACCAGCACCGCTGCACCTGCCGGAACGTGCCGCACGCCGCGTAGTCCGTCGTGCCCTGCGGCTGCGCATGGATGCAGTTGTACACGGGCAGCTGGCACTCCGGCGTCGGCCAGACCTCGTAGGCATCCCCGGTGGTCAGCGCCAGGCTCGTCACCCTCGGCACCAGCCGCGCCGTCTTCTGCGCCGTCACCCCACCCGCCAGGCTCGCCGTGAAGGTCAGCGGCACCGTGTGCGGATCCATCGCGTCGTGCACCGTCCCGTAGGACCAGTCCAACCGGTACGAATTCGCCCCCGAGGCCGCCACCGTCGGCACCCCGTCCGCCGCCGTCACCGCGAGCGACTGGAGCGGCCCATCCACCTTCCCCCGGTAGACGACGTTGTTCCCCCCATTCCGCACGAAGTACGGGTCCACCTTCTCATCGACCCACATCCCCTCGGAGCCACGGAAGTCGAAGAACCGGGGGAACACCTCAATCTTCGCCGTGTAGGAGGTCGGCGTGCCCGTGAACGTACTCACCCCGACGAAGAGCGGCAGCCCCGACAACACCGCGTTGAGCTCGTTCTCCACGTCCAGCGCAATCTCGAACCGGCGCTCGCTGATGATGTTCGCCTCACCGTAGATGTCATCCGGGATGAAGCTGAAGACATCCTGGAGATAGCGATTGGCCGTCGCCCGGAGAATCAGGACGCGCCTGCCATTGCGCGTCTCGAACGTCCCCATCGTCTCGAAGCTCAGCTCCAGTGACGCTTCCGTCGCATAGATGCGCGTCGCCGTCGCCGCCGCCTCGGAGACTCCCGTCGCCGGCTGCTCGGCCACGGGCTCCGGCTGCGTCTCCCCACAGCCCGCGACACCCCAAGCCACACACAACGCCATCAATCCATTGCGAAGACTCATCCGTCCGCTCCAGGTGGGCTACTCCAGGACAATCACAATAACGTGACCACCTGACAAACGAGCGTACCAATCCCGTCACACCGCGAACGCCGAGCCACCCCACCTGATACATGTAATACAAACGGCGCCGGCCCCCAGACAGGGACCGGCGCCGCGCTCACATCGGAATCACTCAGGAATCGTAGCCGGTGTAGCCCTGCAGCACGACGACCTTCCGGGTCGCCGGGTAGTACAGCACGGCGTACTCCTGGAACTCGTGGCAGTTGTGGCAAGGCACTTCCTGGTTCGCAATCCAGGCCTGGACCTCTCCACCGCCCGTGAACGAGTCAATGGCCGCCAGCACCGCAAGGCCGTTGCCGTAGTAGTTCGAGGACAGGAAGACACTCTGCGACAGACCCGCCCGGTTGGTGACCGTCCCGTCCGCGAAGGACGGAATGCCCTGGTGCAGCCACGACAGCTCGTCCACCACGGCCTGCATCGTCACGGGCGTCGCCGGGCACTGCGGCGTGGTGTAGGCGGCGATGGTGTCCATGTAGTGCCAGGCGCCCCAGTTCGAGCCCTGGTTCCACGTCAGCCGGGTCGGCTCCAGGGACGAGGCGTTGATGGCCGTCAGCGAGAACGCCGTCGGCTGACACGACTGCGCGACGACGGAGCTGGTCGCCACGGACAGGGGGGCACGAACCCCATCCGCGAAGGCAGAGGACGCAAGAACAGCGACAGCGGAAACAATCAATCCACGAAAGTTCATCAGTCGGCTCCACGTGAGAAGGGCGCGCAATAGCACACCAATCTTAGAAAACAGATAACAAAGGGGTCAGACATGCCCCTTGGCGCCCCGGGCCGATTTGTTGACGAGCCCCCGGACCGCCCTCCTAATGCCCCGGACAGGTCGGTAGCGGCCTGTAGCGCCACGCAGGAGGAACCCCCGATGCAAGATGGAAACCCCAGCTCCCTGAGTCCCGAGCTTGCCCCTTCCCCGGCGGCCGCCGAGGTGTCCGTCGACGCACGTGGGCCCGACGCCGACATCGTCTCCACGCACGTGCTGGTGCCGGAGGAGCAGGTCCAGAAGCTGCGCGAGCTGGCGCGGCGCACCCGCATCCACCAGAGCGAGTACCTGCGCGAGGCGGTGGATGACCTCCTCGGCAAGTACGGACGCGGCGCGGCCAAGGAAGAAGGCCAGTCGTGAGGTGGCCCGCGCGGAGGCGGAAGAGCGTCGAGCGCCCTTCCTCCATCCGCGAGGCCATCATCCGCTGGCTGGAGCAGGAGCTGTAGCCCCCGGGGGGACTAAGCCGTGGGCGCCGGAGCTTCGCCTTCCTTCTCCAGCTTGCCCGCGATGTCCTTGAAGGACATGTGTCCCAGCGACATCATGATGAGCCCGAAGCCGACCGTCTGCGCGGTCTGCGCGAGCCACAGCACGTTCGCGTAGGCCAGACCGCCGGCATTCACCACGGTCGCCGGCAGGAAGAGGCTCAACCCCACCTTGCAGGCCGCCTGGAACGTCCCCACCATGCCCGGCGCCGCGGGAATCATCACTCCCACGACGAGCACGCAGAGCACCACGTAGGCCTGGAAGAGCGTCAGCTCCATCGGCTGACAGGTGCTCCCCGCCGCCGCGCCCGTGCAGTCGAAGGCCTGGGCCAGGAGCATCATCCCCAGGCCGTTCACCCCCCAGTACAGCACGGTGAAGAGGAAGAAGAGCGCCACCTGCCGGGCGTCCGGGAGCTGCCGCATGGCGCCCACGAAGGTGTCCACGACGTCCGCCACCTTGTCCGCGAGCCCCGGCGCGAAGCGTCCCACCGTCGAGCGGACCAGGCGCACCGTGCGCTCCTGCTGCCACAGCCCGAAGAGCAGGAAGAGCAGCCCGCCGCCGAACACGGCGAACATCAGCCACGAGCCCAGCTTGACGTAGCGGACCTCGGGCGTCTCGTTGGGGACGAAGAAGAGCAGCACCCGCATCGACGCGGCGACGAAGAGGCCGTCGACGATGCGCTCCAGCACCACGGACGTCATCGCCGCGCTGCGACGGATGGAGCTGCGCTGGGCGATGAGGAACGGCCGCGCGAACTCCCCCAGCCGGAACGGCAGCACCAGCAACATCATGAAGCCGATGGCGGAGGCCTCGTTCAGCTTGCGGAAGGGAATCTTCTCCAGCCCCGACAACAGGCTGCCCCAGCGCAAGGTGCGGAACACGTGGATGGCCACGAGGCACAGGAAGTACGGCAACAACCAGAGGTAGTTGGCCGACTTCATGCTGGCCAACTGCGTCCCCCAGTCGGTGTCCCGGAAGGCCCACCAGAGGAAGAGAAGAGTGACCAGTATGCTGGCCGAGAGCTTGACTGCGCGTTTCACGGCGGCCGGGTATACCGTCAGTCCTGGTCGGACTCCAGCGACTCGCCGCTCAGCAGGCGGGAAGGATTGTCCCGAAGGAGGCGG
Encoded here:
- a CDS encoding lysylphosphatidylglycerol synthase transmembrane domain-containing protein, which codes for MKRAVKLSASILVTLLFLWWAFRDTDWGTQLASMKSANYLWLLPYFLCLVAIHVFRTLRWGSLLSGLEKIPFRKLNEASAIGFMMLLVLPFRLGEFARPFLIAQRSSIRRSAAMTSVVLERIVDGLFVAASMRVLLFFVPNETPEVRYVKLGSWLMFAVFGGGLLFLLFGLWQQERTVRLVRSTVGRFAPGLADKVADVVDTFVGAMRQLPDARQVALFFLFTVLYWGVNGLGMMLLAQAFDCTGAAAGSTCQPMELTLFQAYVVLCVLVVGVMIPAAPGMVGTFQAACKVGLSLFLPATVVNAGGLAYANVLWLAQTAQTVGFGLIMMSLGHMSFKDIAGKLEKEGEAPAPTA
- a CDS encoding ribbon-helix-helix domain-containing protein gives rise to the protein MQDGNPSSLSPELAPSPAAAEVSVDARGPDADIVSTHVLVPEEQVQKLRELARRTRIHQSEYLREAVDDLLGKYGRGAAKEEGQS
- a CDS encoding PAAR domain-containing protein; this encodes MTSTLTLSSTSAHGARQADRPPAPVPPLIQPTGENVAVDSFASIVNRTTDPFRQAPPAHQGTVGAVNQVLGGVLGVINAPVELLNTGFALATAPLAALFPALPAATLTALHVGLPHPHAHPPSLIVPAPPIPLPSLGAVMLSGCMSVLINGLPAARAGDVGLAVTCGSFMPPLEVFTGSSKVFIGGSRAARMGDITKHCTPSTGGGALTKMQKVMAVASKVMAGAGMVSGALSVATAAMDSANSSAEAAAAAAADDANAAAASASAAAGQAIGAGVAAAQLAADAAAMVMSMMVGKDPGLVPDFGAIVVGHPNVLIGGFPMPSWSDVAEGMKKLVAGLRRGVRGGRRQGRLFCASCM